A section of the Engraulis encrasicolus isolate BLACKSEA-1 chromosome 8, IST_EnEncr_1.0, whole genome shotgun sequence genome encodes:
- the mrm3a gene encoding rRNA methyltransferase 3A, mitochondrial, with amino-acid sequence MAAFVRSVGLVLRFGQSPSLANAQGNPLIITKRYVRGLKRRPVKVIHPDGKEERLVKTPQPPSRQKDELHARTTRKDESENFNATRFHSRENDLQLSKTPKKSNELLSNSVTMVDGLRFDRAKPDDKRLSKLVTIARSRTYREHQGKILLEGKRLICDALAAGAKPQTVFFSSVERLTELPMDKLQRASLVKVKFEEIKKWSEVIAPQGVIAIFTRPDVQKLSFPKEKRGQSVPMSLICDNIRDPGNLGTILRCAAAAGCDSVLLSKGCVDTWEPKVLRAAMGAHFRIPIIPSLSWEDISHHLPSDVTVHVADNNSTSPARDSVIVDNHQEPKELAKPSDYGWVSGRREKRQLQQHSQLDYSDSDSESNSDSDVEEVDELPQVEPRLYHQPWAQRSTALVIGGETHGLSLESLQLAEQTDGRRLYVPLAHGVDSLNSAMAASILLFEGRRQLLMMMTKGAGAERSGRRVRN; translated from the exons ATGGCAGCCTTCGTGAGGAGCGTGGGCCTCGTCCTGAGATTCGGACAAAGTCCGAGTTTAGCGAATGCCCAAGGTAATCCTCTCATAATAACAAAGCGATATGTACGAGGACTTAAGAGGAGACCGGTAAAAGTGATCCATCCGgatggaaaagaagagagacTGGTTAAAACTCCTCAACCTCCTAGTCGCCAGAAAGACGAGTTGCACGCCAGGACAACTAGGAAAGATGAGAGCGAAAACTTCAATGCCACACGTTTCCATTCCCGAGAAAATGATCTGCAACTCAGCAAAACGCCGAAGAAAAGCAATGAGTTGCTCTCAAATAGTGTTACAATGGTGGATGGATTACGGTTTGACAGAGCCAAGCCCGATGACAAACGACTGTC AAAGCTGGTTACTATTGCACGCTCCAGAACGTACAGGGAGCACCAGGGCAAGATTCTTCTGGAGGGCAAACGTCTGATCTGCGACGCATTGGCAGCCGGAGCCAAGCCCCAGACGGTGTTCTTCAGCTCCGTCGAGCGACTAACTGAACTGCCTATGGACAAACTTCAGCGAGCAAGCCTGGTCAAAGTCAAGTttgaagaaataaagaaatggtCTGAGGTCATTGCCCCCCAAGGAGTTATAG CCATATTCACAAGACCCGATGTGCAGAAGCTGTCTTTTCCGAAGGAAAAACGAGGCCAGTCAGTGCCAATGTCCCTGATTTGCGACAACATCCGCGACCCTGGTAACTTGGGTACCATCCTTCgatgcgctgctgctgctggatgtgACAGCGTTCTTCTTTCCAAAG GTTGTGTGGACACCTGGGAGCCTAAGGTGTTACGAGCTGCCATGGGCGCCCACTTCCGAATCCCCATCATCCCCAGCCTGAGCTGGGAGGACATCTCCCACCACTTACCCAGTGACGTGACCGTGCACGTGGCTGATAACAACAGCACCAGCCCTGCCAGAGACAGCGTCATCGTCGACAACCACCAAGAGCCCAAGGAGCTGGCCAAGCCAAGTGACTATGGCTGGGTGAGCGGTAGAAGGGAGAAGCGGCAGCTGCAACAGCACTCTCAGCTGGACTACAGTGATTCGGACTCGGAGAGCAACAGTGACTCTGACGTGGAGGAGGTGGACGAGCTGCCCCAGGTGGAGCCCAGGCTGTACCACCAGCCCTGGGCCCAGAGGAGCACCGCGCTGGTCATCGGAGGAGAGACGCACGGGCTGAGTCTGGAGTCGCTGCAGCTGGCCGAGCAGACGGACGGCCGCCGGCTCTACGTGCCCCTGGCCCACGGCGTGGACAGCTTGAACTCGGCCATGGCGGCCAGCATCCTGCTGTTCGAAGGCAGGAGGCAACTTCTCATGATGATGACGAAGGGGGCTGGTGCTGAAAGATCTGGCAGGAGAGTCAGGAACTAA
- the glod4 gene encoding glyoxalase domain-containing protein 4: MSLRRALHFVFKVGDRGKTATFYREVLGMKILRHEEFEEGCKATCNGPYDGKWSKTMVGFGPEDEHFVAELTYNYGVGEYRLGNDFLGLTLQSSKAVSNAKRIGWPLKEMGEGLYLAEAPGGYHFYLLDKEQPQTDPVRKVCLAVSDLQRSVHYWSSLLGMSVVEKDESKKTVLMGFSDSQCKLELRDIGGTVDHGTAFGRIAFSCPREQLPDIEALMKKENQKILTPLVSLDTPGKATVEVVILGDPDCHEICFVGDEAFRELSMMDPNGNDLLDKAMAEDKSDEWFAKNKKQKASA; this comes from the exons ATGTCATTAAGGCGTGCATTACATTTTGTCTTCAAAGTAGGGGATAGGGGAAAAACGGCTACTTTTTATCGTGAGGTTCTTGGAATGAAG ATCTTGCGCCATGAAGAGTTTGAAGAAGGCTGCAAAGCAACTTGCAATGG ACCATATGACGGAAAATGGAGCAAAACAATGGTGGGCTTTGGGCCAGAGGATGAACACTTTGTGGCAGAGCTGACATACAATTATGGGGTTGGAGAATACCGCCTTGGCAATGACTTCCTG GGCCTTACCCTTCAGTCCAGCAAAGCGGTTAGTAATGCCAAAAGGATAGGCTGGCCTCTAAAAGAGATGGGAGAAGGTCTTTATCTGGCCGAAGCACCAGGCGGATACCACTTTTACTTACTGGATAAAGAACAGCCACAAACTG ATCCCGTTCGAAAGGTGTGTTTAGCTGTATCAGACCTCCAGCGCTCCGTGCATTACTGGTCTTCCCTCTTGGGCATGAGTGTCGTGGAAAAGGATGAGTCCAAGAAAACTGTCTTGATGGGCTTTTCAGACAGCCAG TGCAAGCTGGAGTTGAGGGACATTGGTGGAACAGTGGACCATGGTACAGCCTTTGGCAGGATAGCATTCTCATGCCCACGTGAACAG TTGCCAGATATTGAAGCTCTTATGAAGAAGGAGAACCAGAAAATCCTCACTCCCCTTGTAAGCCTGGACACTCCTGGAAAAGCTACTGTGGAAGTTGTGATTTTGGGTGATCCG GATTGTCATGAGATCTGTTTTGTTGGAGATGAAGCATTTCGGGAGCTCTCCATGATGGACCCCAATGGAAATGACTTGTTGGATAAG gcTATGGCTGAGGACAAGAGTGACGAATGGTTTGCGAAGAATAAAAAACAGAAGGCCTCAGCCTAA